The proteins below come from a single Solea senegalensis isolate Sse05_10M linkage group LG2, IFAPA_SoseM_1, whole genome shotgun sequence genomic window:
- the wars2 gene encoding tryptophan--tRNA ligase, mitochondrial: MAASLLACGVDPERAVLFQQSKVSEHAELAWILGCLTSMPRLRHLPQWKMKSKLKSNEGSVGLFTYPVLQAADILLYKSTHVPVGEDQVQHLELAQDLARIFNNRYGDVFPEPRALLSSTRKVKSLRDPSAKMSKSDPQSMATIAVTDSPDDIALKIRRAVTDFTSEVTFDPETRPGVSNLVTIHAAMARTGVEEAVSQARGLDTGAYKRLVAEAVIHRLTPIREEIQRLRVERAHLEAVLARGNSRAQELAAPVLGEVRQRVGFC, translated from the exons ATGGCGGCGAGTCTGCTGGCCTGTGGCGTCGACCCAGAGCGGGCCGTACTGTTCCAGCAGTCGAAG GTGTCGGAACACGCCGAGCTCGCCTGGATCCTCGGCTGTCTCACCAGCATGCCCCGCCTCCGACACCTCCCACAGTGGAAG aTGAAGAGCAAACTGAAGAGCAACGAAGGCAGCGTCGGTCTCTTCACGTATCCCGTCCTGCAGGCGGCAGATATTCTCCTTTACAA GTCCACTCACGTCCCCGTCGGAGAGGATCAGGTCCAGCATCTGGAGCTGGCCCAGGATCTCGCTCGCATCTTCAACAACCGCTACGGAGACGTGTTCCCCGAGCCTCGCGCCCTGCTGA GTTCTACGCGAAAGGTCAAGTCCCTGCGCGACCCCTCTGCCAAAATGTCCAAGTCCGACCCCCAGTCGATGGCGACCATCGCCGTTACGGACTCCCCCGACGACATCGCCCTCAAAATCCGCCGCGCCGTCACGGACTTCACCTCCGAGGTCACCTTTGACCCGGAGACGCGCCCGGGCGTGTCCAACCTGGTGACCATCCACGCCGCCATGGCGAGGACCGGCGTGGAGGAGGCGGTGTCGCAGGCGCGCGGTCTGGACACGGGCGCGTACAAGAGGCTCGTGGCGGAGGCGGTGATCCACAGGCTGACGCCCATCAGGGAGGAGATCCAGAGGCTGAGGGTGGAGCGCGCTCACCTGGAGGCGGTGCTGGCGCGCGGGAACAGCAGGGCTCAGGAACTGGCCGCGCCGGTGCTCGGCGAGGTGCGACAGCGGGTGGGATTCTGCTGA